The window GATTCTTTATTGTACCTGACGTTAACACAATGGTAGCAGCTCCACAGTCGCACGTCCTTGGAATTCCACGCTGTAGATCCATCTAATTTATACATCATAGCACACAAAAATAATGCAAAATCGAACAAggccaaaatacaaaaaataattcaaaatcgATTTTGGACGAAAGAGACTTACTTTAGGTTTTAGAAGTCGACTCTGGTTTTTCCTTTATCTTTTACTTGTAAATATTGGAAATATAATAGGGaaatcatattaaatataaagatCACGCGTgtccaaataaaataaacatataatgaTCTCGATATCGTAAATTACTCGGACATGCGTGTCAGGACATAACTCGACACTGAGTTAAATTATGTATGAGTCTTTTGGCCAACTTTTATTTTTCGACATCATTAAATATTAACAATTTTACGGCTGAGGTTTAGTTTTCggtattattaattattaacaatGTTACGGCTGAGTTTTATTCTTCggcattattaattattaacaatgttacggctgagttatattTTCCGGCATTATTTACTTtacacaaggaaaaaaaaaatcattttcgtCCCAAcgcgaaaaaaaaagaaaagctctcgACGACAGGCGATTTCGATACGAAGGTAAAACCGAAGCCTCTCTTTTGCAGATTTGTGGATTCAGCTTAGGTTCGATGATGTTTTCTTCCCATTCTTTTCTTGTTTGCAGATGCCTAATTCGCACAAACCTCATTTCTTGAAGCCTCTGCTTCCCGATTTCCACAGTGGCGTGGTAGACACACACTCTCTATTTCTCATGTGTATATGTTCCTATTTTAGAGTTTGCTTAACTTTGGCTTTTCTGACCTGCAGACAATACCACTTGGCTTCTTCTCACAACACATAGAAGGGAAGACAAACCGGAAAACATGGAAACTAAGATCGGACGCTACAGATCAAACTTGGGAAGTGATACAAGAAGGCAGGAGACTCACCGGAGGTTGGAAAGATTTCACCACAGCACATGACCTTCAAATCGGTgacattgtcatcttcaaacACGAAGGAGATATGGTGTTTCATGTCACACCATTTGGTCCTAGCTGTTGTGAGATTCAGTATACACATCCTCACATCATCAAGGAAGAAGCCGATGCGGATGatgttccttctttctcattTGACTATTGTTTTCAGGCTGAGGTCACTGCTTCGAATCTAAAAGAAGACAAACTTGTGAGTCGATTTTCAGTTATAGACcatatttagttagttattaacATATGGTTTGATCTGTTCAGTGTCTTTACGTTCTGTGTTTGCagtatttagttagttattaacATATGGTTTGATCTGTTCTGTGTCTTTACGTTCTGTGTTTGCAGTATCTTCCTGAGGGAGCTACGACTTGTACTGCTTTGAACAAACAATGCCAAGAGATAATACTTGTCAACAAAGAGGGAAATTCATGGACTGTGAGTTTGCGATTTAGCGAAGCAGACGGCATGTATTACATCAGAAGAGGCTGGAGAAAGTTCTGTCATGCTAACAGATGCGCCATAGGAGACTTATTTGTGTTCAATGTGGTTGGAGATGGGAAAACTACTCCACTAATATGTGTATGTCCGGAAAGGGAAGAGTGATTTTGAACCTAAACTTATGTATGTCGAACCAGAAATTTATGTATGTCGCTTTTTATGGCTGACTAATACTCATATAATGGCTGGGTTATTGTTTGATTATGACTTAATTAACGTAACGGCTGAGTTGCAGTGAACGTTTTAACTGAGTTATTAAAACATTATGACTGACGAATACTCATATTATGGCTGGGTTATTGTTTGATAGTGACTTAATTAACGTAACGGCTGAGTTGCAGTGAACGTTATAACTGAGTTATTAAAACATTATGACTGACGAATACTCATATTATGGCTGGGTTATTGTTTGATAGTGACTTAATTAACGTAACGGCTGAATTGCAGTGAACTTTATAACTGAGTTATTAAAACGTTATGACTGACGAATACTCGTATTATGGCTGGGTTATTGTTTGATTATGAATTAATTAACGTACTGGCTGAGTTGCATTGAACTTAATAGCTGAGTTACTAAAAACATTGCGTCTAAATTATGATTACAACACATGACTACGCAAAGAAATAGTGCCAAAATATGGCCATACCAAACCCACAAACCACCACTGGAAACATCAAACACTTCATCTTTTCCGCTTTACCGAGTTCTTTCTCCAACCGACCAACGTCTACTCTCAGATCTGATATGCCTTTGGTCATGTCACTCATCACCGATTTCATATCTTCTACCTCTTCCACCAAGCACTCGTCCGCCCATTTGAATAAATGTCTCTGATTTCACCAACATGCCCAGCTCTTAGTATCACATTGACAGtataatgaataaaattaaaaatcaaaccttAATATATCCTTTGCGACAGCAATAGTACAGTCGTCCTGGATTAGCCCGTGATGCAGATGTACATAATTCAGCGGGTTCACCACACCAACACTGTTTCGGCGTTCCTCTTTCCACATGCCGGCGGTGAAAGTAAGTGTTACCAGAcacagatgatgaagaagacatTTTCTTTGAATGAAAGAGAAATTGGTGTGAAAGACAAAGTTAAAACAATAGTGGtagtaatataaaatcattttttttaaattcaaataaagaagaataatttaaattaataaactattaAATGCCTCGATATTAGGTTTGAGCCATATTTTTTCACACACGTGATGCACTTTAATTATGACGAATATTCAATCAAATCAAGAAATACGAAaggttctttattattttatcaaacacTTAAGTTGAATTCGTATTACGGCTGTGTTAGCGTCTATATTTTGGCTGAGTTAACGTAGATGTATTGACTGagttacattaaaaataacaatacctCGATTATGTAAATAATCCGATACATGCGTGCCAGCCGTataataatgagtctcgatattcTCAATGCAAATGCAAACGAAATTTCTCATGCACATAATAATAAGAGAATAAAGGTCTCTAATAATAGTAGTCTCGATAATGTAATGACGGCCataataatgagtctcgatattcTCAATGACGATGGAATTTCTCGCACGTATAATAATAAGAGAATAAAGGACTCTAATACTGGTCTCGATTAAGTAATGGCGGCCATAATAATACATGGAAAATAGCGTTAACTTTGgctttgtatttttacaatataaGGCTGAGTTATTAGTATCTTAATTCGTATTACGGCTGAGTTACTTAACTGAAACACTGACGTTTGACGCAAACAATTccggctgagttaaacaactttataaaaccttaacggctgagttaaacaactttatagaaactaaacggctgagttaaacaacttaatAGAAACTTAAtggctgagttaaacaactttatagaaacttaacggctgagttaaacaactttacAAAAACTTGACGGCtgaatacaaacaaaaacaacaaatcaaTTACTAAAACCAAAATTATCAGGACCAAATTCTTCAAACATGTGGACAAGATCACGCCAAACTCTAGTTAGCATCCACGCAGGCTTCTCACCCCCATGTGCCCACCTCCTCTTCAAGAGGCGCATCTGACAACGAAACACCGTTCTGGCCACCAGATTAAAATTTGTCCAAACTTGAAAATTATATCTTCGTGCCCACGTGCGTttgcgctacaacaaaaaaccAATTTCCAAATGTAAGTGCTGTTATTATGTCTAATATCAAAAACAATTCAAAGATGTTGTCCTTACAGCGAGTTGAAGAAACCAGCGTTCCTTAAAATGATCGGGAATGGCGCGCCATGTCGGCCAATCATGAACCCATCCTTCTGCTAAAATCGACGGGATGGCCAGGGAGAGATCGCTTAGAAATTTAAACCAGATTACGCTGTCAAGCAAGACACCCGGGCCAGGGTATAGAACGGGAAGGTTTTCACGATTTTCAGAGTTTAGTATCTCATTGACTCTGTTCTCTAACCTTTCTGAATAACCAGGAACAATCATAACTTTGTAAGGCGATATAGAGATATTGTTTAGGTTTTCTAGTGAGATAAGGCGAGAAGGTGCAAGAGAAGGGGGCTATATATAGGGGAAGTATAGAACATTAAAGGTCGCgagataaaatatctaaaattttcgCGCCATATGTAAATATTAACTTACACTAACAGGCTG is drawn from Brassica rapa cultivar Chiifu-401-42 chromosome A05, CAAS_Brap_v3.01, whole genome shotgun sequence and contains these coding sequences:
- the LOC117134448 gene encoding B3 domain-containing protein REM10-like, whose translation is MPNSHKPHFLKPLLPDFHSGVTIPLGFFSQHIEGKTNRKTWKLRSDATDQTWEVIQEGRRLTGGWKDFTTAHDLQIGDIVIFKHEGDMVFHVTPFGPSCCEIQYTHPHIIKEEADADDVPSFSFDYCFQAEVTASNLKEDKLYLPEGATTCTALNKQCQEIILVNKEGNSWTVSLRFSEADGMYYIRRGWRKFCHANRCAIGDLFVFNVVGDGKTTPLICVCPEREE
- the LOC117134315 gene encoding uncharacterized protein At4g04775-like, with translation MSSSSSVSGNTYFHRRHVERGTPKQCWCGEPAELCTSASRANPGRLYYCCRKGYIKRHLFKWADECLVEEVEDMKSVMSDMTKGISDLRVDVGRLEKELGKAEKMKCLMFPVVVCGFGMAIFWHYFFA